A DNA window from Methylobacterium sp. NMS14P contains the following coding sequences:
- a CDS encoding DUF3606 domain-containing protein: MPTQLHEQTHIDIFDRDARQAWALRFGVTEERLRKAVRMVGSRITSIAAYLDQPLR; the protein is encoded by the coding sequence ATGCCGACCCAGCTGCACGAGCAGACCCACATCGACATCTTCGACCGCGATGCCCGCCAGGCGTGGGCGCTACGCTTCGGCGTCACCGAGGAGCGCCTGCGCAAGGCCGTGCGCATGGTCGGCTCGCGCATCACCAGTATCGCCGCCTACCTCGACCAGCCCCTCCGCTGA
- a CDS encoding response regulator has protein sequence MLIAEDEPLARMAAVQALSAAGLDVVQACDATEALAILAEHSGVHVLVTDIVMPSGTVNGYQLTAMIAARWPQIRVLIVSGTDRPQPSELPLGVGFLAKPWTGPDLIAAVRALAAQQGNDV, from the coding sequence GTGCTGATCGCCGAGGATGAGCCGCTCGCCCGGATGGCGGCGGTGCAGGCCCTCTCGGCGGCCGGGCTCGACGTCGTGCAGGCCTGCGACGCCACCGAGGCGCTCGCCATCCTCGCTGAGCATTCGGGCGTGCACGTGCTCGTCACCGACATCGTCATGCCGTCCGGGACTGTGAACGGCTATCAGCTCACCGCGATGATCGCGGCGCGCTGGCCGCAGATCCGCGTCCTGATCGTCTCGGGTACGGATCGGCCACAACCCAGCGAGCTGCCGCTCGGCGTCGGCTTCCTGGCCAAGCCGTGGACGGGGCCGGACCTGATCGCTGCCGTGCGGGCGCTCGCCGCACAGCAGGGCAACGACGTCTGA
- a CDS encoding tellurite resistance TerB family protein — MNLTQLLTRFRQTVTAYAGDEALMQAGVSAAANVIVADGEVAGAEFETALTGVLASPILEKGYDVLMLEEALYEAIGRARTRAGRTDNLRRVAAIAGRAGEQREGVFLVAADVADHDGIAEVEHAALAEIAAALLVNKAALLQTVPARTAIRRVTA, encoded by the coding sequence ATGAACCTCACTCAGCTCCTCACACGCTTCCGCCAGACGGTCACCGCCTACGCTGGCGACGAAGCGCTGATGCAGGCCGGCGTCTCGGCGGCGGCCAACGTCATCGTTGCCGACGGCGAGGTCGCGGGCGCGGAGTTCGAGACCGCGCTGACCGGCGTGCTGGCCAGCCCGATCCTGGAGAAGGGCTACGACGTCCTGATGCTCGAGGAGGCGCTGTACGAGGCGATCGGCCGGGCACGCACCCGGGCTGGACGGACGGACAACCTGCGTCGGGTCGCAGCGATCGCCGGTCGGGCCGGCGAGCAGCGCGAGGGCGTGTTCCTGGTGGCGGCGGACGTGGCCGACCACGACGGCATCGCCGAGGTCGAGCACGCCGCACTCGCCGAGATCGCCGCGGCGCTGCTCGTGAACAAGGCGGCGCTGCTGCAGACGGTCCCGGCGCGGACCGCGATCCGGCGTGTGACAGCGTAG
- a CDS encoding PRC-barrel domain-containing protein translates to MRRLVLAALTATVLASPVLAEDAKPAAPPAQVKFAALPDDTVLSYNLKNLTLVDGQNSTVAEIKDLALSNGRLVGYIVSVGGFLGMGERYVAIDPASVALTYDTDAKKWKASVNANKDQLKAAPEFKYEGKYKN, encoded by the coding sequence ATGCGCCGTCTCGTCCTGGCTGCCCTCACCGCCACCGTTCTCGCCAGCCCCGTTCTGGCCGAGGATGCCAAGCCCGCGGCTCCGCCCGCGCAGGTCAAGTTCGCGGCCCTGCCCGACGACACCGTGCTCAGCTACAACCTGAAGAACCTCACGCTGGTCGATGGCCAGAACAGCACTGTCGCCGAGATCAAGGACCTCGCCCTCTCGAACGGTCGGCTCGTCGGCTACATCGTCTCGGTCGGCGGCTTCCTCGGCATGGGCGAGCGCTACGTCGCGATCGACCCGGCCTCGGTGGCGCTGACCTACGACACCGATGCGAAGAAGTGGAAGGCCTCAGTCAACGCCAACAAGGACCAGCTCAAGGCGGCACCCGAGTTCAAGTACGAGGGCAAGTACAAGAACTGA
- a CDS encoding response regulator — protein sequence MMPRPLAVLAEDEILIRMEAADLLEALGFEVLEAGHAAAALQYLEAHAGAALLYTDIHMPGRMDGCALAHTCAARWPRTRIIVCSACLPDEVARLPSCAQFIAKPCAETLVRRALKALQFF from the coding sequence ATGATGCCGCGCCCGCTTGCCGTCCTCGCCGAAGATGAGATCCTCATCCGCATGGAGGCCGCCGACCTGCTCGAGGCGCTCGGCTTCGAGGTGCTGGAAGCCGGTCATGCCGCGGCGGCGCTGCAGTATCTGGAGGCGCATGCGGGGGCAGCGCTGCTCTACACCGACATCCATATGCCGGGCCGGATGGACGGCTGCGCCCTCGCACATACCTGCGCCGCGCGCTGGCCCCGGACGCGGATCATCGTCTGCTCTGCCTGTCTCCCCGACGAGGTGGCGCGGCTGCCATCCTGCGCCCAGTTCATCGCCAAACCGTGCGCTGAGACGCTCGTCCGTCGAGCCCTAAAAGCCCTGCAATTCTTCTGA